In Paracoccaceae bacterium Fryx2, a single genomic region encodes these proteins:
- the map gene encoding type I methionyl aminopeptidase has protein sequence MDETRGRITKDGIRLYEDADFAGMAEAGRVAAEILDAVGPLVVPGATTEALDRFITDEVARRGVVSATIGYKGYRHASCISVNHVVCHGIPGPKILADGDILNIDVTVIVNGWYGDTSRMYVAGTLGRKAARLIEVTHDALMKGIEAVKPGATFGDIGHAIQAHVEANRMSVVRDFCGHGLGRVFHAPPNVLHYGRPGGGAVLEEGMFFTIEPMVNLGRPETKVLADDWTAVTRDKSLSAQFEHSVGVTAAGCEIFTTSPGGLFYPFR, from the coding sequence ATGGACGAGACGCGGGGACGCATCACCAAGGACGGTATCCGCCTTTACGAAGACGCGGATTTCGCCGGCATGGCCGAGGCCGGCCGGGTGGCGGCAGAGATTCTGGACGCGGTCGGTCCGCTGGTCGTGCCCGGTGCCACGACCGAGGCGCTCGACCGTTTCATCACCGACGAGGTGGCGCGGCGCGGGGTGGTATCGGCCACCATCGGCTACAAGGGCTACCGCCACGCCTCGTGCATTTCGGTGAACCATGTGGTGTGCCATGGCATTCCCGGGCCGAAGATTCTGGCGGATGGCGACATCCTGAACATCGACGTGACGGTGATCGTGAACGGCTGGTATGGCGACACCAGCCGGATGTATGTCGCGGGCACGCTGGGCCGCAAGGCGGCGCGGCTGATCGAGGTCACCCACGACGCGCTGATGAAGGGCATCGAGGCGGTGAAGCCGGGGGCGACCTTCGGCGACATCGGCCACGCCATCCAGGCCCATGTCGAGGCCAACCGCATGTCGGTGGTGCGCGACTTCTGCGGCCACGGGTTGGGCCGGGTGTTCCACGCGCCGCCCAACGTGCTGCACTACGGCCGCCCCGGCGGCGGCGCGGTGCTGGAGGAGGGCATGTTCTTCACCATCGAGCCGATGGTGAACCTTGGCCGCCCCGAAACCAAGGTGCTGGCCGATGACTGGACGGCGGTGACCCGCGACAAGTCACTGTCGGCGCAGTTCGAGCATTCGGTGGGCGTGACGGCGGCGGGTTGCGAGATATTCACGACGTCGCCGGGCGGGCTGTTCTATCCCTTCAGATGA
- a CDS encoding molybdopterin-binding protein has protein sequence MTNPTAAMLVIGDEILSGRTRDSNMHHLAGELTRHGITLAEVRVVPDDHATIVAAVNALRGAQDHLFTSGGIGPTHDDITADAIAAAFGVPIGIRADAAALLQAHYDRTGLPFNEARQRMARIPEGATLIDNPISTAPGFTLGNVHVMAGVPAIFQAMLASVLPTLTGGSPLLSQSLRVDRGEGDVATAFAALAEAYPDLSMGSYPFTRNGAYGTNLVIRGTDPARLDEAMTRLAALFPAP, from the coding sequence ATGACCAATCCCACCGCCGCCATGCTGGTGATCGGCGACGAGATCCTTTCGGGCCGCACCCGCGACAGCAACATGCACCATCTGGCGGGCGAGCTGACCCGGCACGGCATCACGCTGGCCGAAGTGCGCGTCGTGCCCGACGATCATGCCACCATCGTTGCCGCGGTCAACGCCCTGCGGGGGGCGCAGGATCACCTGTTCACCTCGGGCGGCATCGGGCCGACGCATGACGACATCACGGCCGACGCGATTGCCGCGGCCTTTGGCGTGCCGATCGGCATCCGCGCCGACGCGGCCGCCTTGCTGCAGGCGCATTACGACCGCACCGGCCTGCCGTTCAACGAGGCGCGCCAGCGCATGGCGCGCATCCCCGAGGGGGCAACGCTGATCGACAACCCGATTTCCACCGCGCCCGGCTTCACCCTTGGCAATGTGCATGTCATGGCCGGGGTGCCCGCGATCTTTCAGGCCATGCTGGCCTCGGTGCTGCCCACCCTGACCGGCGGGTCGCCGCTGCTCAGCCAGTCGCTGCGGGTTGACAGGGGCGAAGGCGATGTCGCCACCGCCTTTGCCGCATTGGCCGAGGCTTACCCCGATCTGTCGATGGGCAGCTACCCCTTCACCCGGAACGGCGCCTACGGCACCAATCTGGTGATCCGCGGCACCGACCCCGCCCGGCTGGACGAGGCGATGACCCGCCTTGCAGCACTTTTCCCCGCCCCATGA
- a CDS encoding GNAT family N-acetyltransferase, whose product MTPTELDRVMEATWPAAARWRVGPWTVRDGQGGGKRVSAATADGAWLPADIAGAEAAMQALGQDCLFMIRDGDGDLDAALAARGYRIVDPVVAYAAPCAALAHPAPDPMEAFAHWPPLGIATDLWAAGGIGPARLAVMLRVAGPRTAILARVADRPAGVGFVALAGQTAMLHALEVPPRLRRQGSANIILRASANWALQNGATTLSLVVTAANSAARNLYASLGMQPVGQYHYRQK is encoded by the coding sequence ATGACCCCGACTGAACTCGACCGGGTGATGGAGGCGACCTGGCCTGCCGCCGCCCGGTGGCGGGTCGGGCCGTGGACGGTGCGCGACGGTCAGGGCGGCGGCAAGCGGGTTTCGGCCGCCACGGCCGATGGCGCATGGCTGCCCGCCGACATCGCAGGCGCCGAGGCCGCGATGCAGGCGCTGGGGCAGGATTGCCTGTTCATGATCCGCGACGGCGACGGCGACCTTGACGCCGCGCTGGCGGCGCGGGGCTACCGCATCGTCGACCCGGTGGTGGCCTACGCCGCGCCCTGTGCGGCGCTGGCACACCCCGCGCCCGACCCGATGGAAGCCTTTGCCCACTGGCCGCCGCTGGGCATTGCCACCGACCTGTGGGCGGCGGGGGGCATCGGCCCGGCGCGGCTCGCGGTGATGCTGCGCGTGGCGGGCCCGAGGACGGCGATCCTTGCCCGGGTGGCAGACCGCCCCGCCGGGGTCGGATTCGTGGCATTGGCGGGACAGACCGCCATGCTGCACGCGCTGGAGGTCCCGCCCCGGCTGCGTCGGCAGGGTTCCGCCAACATCATCTTGCGGGCGTCGGCTAACTGGGCGCTACAGAACGGGGCAACGACGCTTTCGCTGGTTGTCACCGCTGCCAACTCCGCCGCACGAAACCTCTACGCTTCTCTCGGGATGCAACCTGTGGGACAATATCACTACCGTCAGAAATGA
- a CDS encoding OmpA family protein, which translates to MKPKADTRRRRAAPVVWHIAGTVAAWLSLAAPGAAMVPEFPAPATPTANRQEPLGSYRLPIGPWSATGIASRLTEGRVDQTAWRIDAPGVSTLALLQPLRAQITRDGYRVLYECETAVCGGYDFRYGTDLLPEPDMHVDLGDFRYLAAERSGPAGHEQLSLIVSRSAVSGFVQVTRVGPPRAEAAAGPVINASTKTPLALMPPGADPGEAAIPSDLMQQLESGGSVALEDLVFPSGMAELAPGDYGSLAALAEWLRANPGTGVALVGHTDASGGLEANVALSRKRAESVRQRLIGSFGLPAGRITAEGVGYLAPRDSNQTEEGRTRNRRVEVILTSTR; encoded by the coding sequence TTGAAACCGAAGGCCGACACTCGCAGGAGGCGCGCAGCGCCCGTCGTCTGGCATATCGCCGGGACGGTTGCGGCGTGGCTTTCGCTGGCCGCGCCTGGTGCCGCGATGGTGCCCGAGTTTCCCGCCCCCGCCACGCCCACCGCCAACCGGCAGGAACCGCTGGGCAGCTACCGCCTGCCGATCGGCCCGTGGTCGGCCACCGGCATCGCCTCGCGGCTGACCGAAGGCCGGGTGGACCAGACTGCCTGGCGCATCGACGCCCCCGGCGTCTCGACGCTGGCGCTGCTGCAACCGCTGCGCGCCCAGATCACCCGCGATGGCTACCGCGTGCTTTACGAATGCGAAACGGCGGTCTGCGGCGGCTATGATTTCCGCTATGGCACCGACCTGTTGCCCGAACCCGACATGCATGTCGATCTGGGCGACTTCCGCTATCTGGCGGCGGAACGCAGCGGCCCGGCGGGGCACGAACAACTCAGCCTGATCGTCAGCCGGTCGGCGGTGTCGGGGTTCGTGCAGGTCACCAGGGTCGGCCCGCCGCGGGCCGAGGCCGCCGCGGGCCCGGTCATCAACGCCTCGACCAAGACACCGCTGGCGCTGATGCCGCCCGGCGCGGACCCCGGAGAAGCCGCGATCCCGTCGGACCTGATGCAGCAGCTTGAAAGCGGCGGGTCGGTGGCGCTGGAGGATCTGGTGTTCCCCTCCGGCATGGCAGAGCTTGCGCCGGGCGACTATGGCTCGCTTGCCGCCCTGGCCGAGTGGCTGCGCGCCAACCCCGGCACGGGCGTGGCGCTGGTGGGCCATACCGATGCCTCGGGCGGGCTGGAGGCCAATGTGGCCCTGTCGCGCAAGCGCGCCGAATCGGTCCGCCAGCGCCTGATCGGCAGTTTCGGCCTGCCCGCAGGCCGGATCACCGCCGAAGGGGTGGGCTACCTTGCACCGCGCGACAGCAACCAGACCGAAGAGGGCCGCACCAGAAACAGAAGGGTCGAGGTCATACTGACCTCGACCCGGTAG
- a CDS encoding LysR family transcriptional regulator has protein sequence MDRLTEMEAFATVVDQGGFTDAAKKMGISKSAVSKHVSALEARLGARLLNRTTRRVSPTEIGLAYYDRARRVLNDAGEADALVTSMQSAPSGLLRISVATDFGVNLLSPILGDFLLEYPDITVNMVLNNRYVELISEGFDLAIRVGDLEDSSLRARKLTETTKRMIASPNYFQKFGRPLKIDDLNDHKLLHYSNQANGNVWKVIAPSGERRQVRTAGWLTVNDGQSLLNAAISGLGIAYLPSFLYAEAMKAGQVEEAIPGLPVETLGIYAVYPPGRFTQPKVRAFIDFLARRYIDKGPDNW, from the coding sequence ATGGACCGACTGACCGAAATGGAAGCCTTCGCCACCGTGGTGGACCAGGGGGGGTTCACCGACGCGGCCAAGAAGATGGGCATCTCCAAGTCGGCGGTTTCCAAGCATGTGTCGGCACTGGAGGCACGGCTGGGGGCGCGGCTGCTGAACCGCACCACGCGGCGCGTCAGCCCGACCGAGATCGGGCTGGCCTATTACGACCGGGCGCGGCGGGTGCTGAACGACGCGGGCGAGGCGGATGCGCTGGTGACCTCGATGCAATCCGCACCCTCGGGGCTGCTGCGCATCTCGGTCGCGACCGATTTCGGGGTCAACCTGCTGTCTCCGATTCTTGGCGATTTTCTGCTGGAATATCCGGATATTACCGTCAACATGGTGCTGAACAACCGCTATGTCGAACTGATCTCGGAAGGCTTCGACCTCGCGATCCGGGTCGGTGATCTGGAAGACAGCAGCCTGCGGGCGCGCAAGCTGACCGAGACCACCAAGCGGATGATCGCCAGCCCGAACTATTTCCAGAAGTTCGGCCGCCCGCTGAAGATCGACGACCTGAACGACCACAAGCTGCTGCACTATTCCAATCAGGCCAACGGCAACGTCTGGAAGGTCATCGCGCCCTCGGGCGAGCGGCGGCAGGTTCGCACGGCGGGCTGGCTGACGGTCAATGACGGGCAGTCGCTGCTGAATGCCGCAATCTCGGGGCTGGGCATCGCCTACCTGCCGAGCTTCCTTTATGCCGAGGCAATGAAGGCCGGGCAGGTCGAAGAGGCGATTCCGGGGCTTCCGGTGGAAACGCTGGGGATCTATGCGGTCTATCCGCCGGGCCGGTTCACCCAGCCCAAGGTGCGCGCCTTCATCGACTTCCTGGCGCGGCGCTACATCGACAAGGGGCCGGACAACTGGTGA
- a CDS encoding universal stress protein encodes MQRIMLATDFSERSDRALRRAVLLARAHGAALDLVHVVDDDRPRRIVDHEAVDALTLLRELAQSLRSSDGIACAVEIILSDPFAGIGQAVAEKKPDLLVIGPHRRQILKDAFLGTTAERTIRSVECPVLMVNGPPVAPWRHILLTTDLSDNAASALHRYAALGLGRDARHSVLHVFDALALRLAMSDTMPADDRESYLEDQRSDARRDLARFMSDFAALQAEMVVRYNATTIAHEIHKAADTLNADLIVVSTHGKGALARFFLGSVTEKILQSATVDVLALPPVPAP; translated from the coding sequence ATGCAGCGGATCATGTTGGCGACCGATTTTTCCGAGCGTTCGGACCGGGCCTTGCGGCGGGCCGTGCTGCTTGCCCGCGCGCACGGGGCCGCGCTCGACCTCGTGCATGTCGTCGATGACGACCGCCCCCGCCGGATCGTCGACCACGAGGCGGTGGACGCCCTGACGCTGCTGCGCGAACTGGCGCAGTCGCTGCGGTCGTCCGATGGCATCGCCTGTGCGGTGGAAATCATTCTGTCCGATCCCTTTGCCGGGATCGGACAGGCCGTGGCCGAGAAGAAGCCGGATCTGCTGGTGATCGGGCCGCACCGGCGGCAGATCCTGAAGGATGCCTTTCTGGGCACCACGGCAGAGCGCACGATCCGGTCGGTCGAATGCCCCGTGCTGATGGTGAACGGGCCCCCGGTCGCCCCGTGGCGGCATATCCTGCTGACCACCGACCTGTCCGACAATGCCGCAAGCGCACTCCACCGCTATGCAGCCCTCGGGTTGGGCAGGGATGCCCGCCATTCCGTCCTCCATGTCTTCGATGCCCTCGCCCTTCGTCTGGCCATGTCTGACACGATGCCGGCCGATGACAGGGAAAGCTACCTGGAGGACCAGCGGAGCGACGCACGCCGCGACCTTGCGCGCTTCATGAGCGACTTTGCCGCGCTTCAGGCCGAGATGGTCGTGCGCTACAACGCCACGACGATCGCGCATGAAATCCACAAGGCGGCCGACACGCTGAACGCGGACCTGATCGTGGTTTCCACCCATGGCAAGGGCGCGCTCGCCCGGTTCTTCCTCGGAAGCGTCACCGAAAAGATCCTGCAATCCGCGACCGTCGATGTCCTGGCCCTGCCGCCGGTTCCGGCCCCCTGA
- a CDS encoding MFS transporter: MAFLPTLITARAAVAAFAAMGVLWGTFAAALPDLKTMLGVDEARLGLLMLSAPVCAVAAMLLAPGTGAALGRVALPACAMAMALAFALPGQSATLWQFSLAIGLCGAATGTLDVLMNARVAALENERGLHLMNLCHAAYSFGYAGGALATGAMRAAEWPPGAVMSVAALAAGLLALATWERDGRIHGLTRPKGTSHVPLGLLPVIGGGIVMIAFLTENAAENWSALHIEQTLGGSPAEGAMGPAALALTMGIARLAGQGLLSRIDALWLLRGGAVIAGAGAAIAALATSPAMAYAGFIVMGIGSSVIAPTAFSLVGRAAPAEARARAVARATLLGYFGYFFGPPMLGFLAAAFGLRAAFGFAALALLAVIALTAALARMRD; this comes from the coding sequence ATGGCCTTCCTTCCCACCCTGATCACCGCCCGCGCGGCGGTGGCAGCCTTTGCCGCGATGGGCGTCCTCTGGGGCACCTTTGCGGCGGCGCTGCCCGACCTCAAGACCATGCTGGGGGTGGACGAGGCGCGGCTGGGCCTTCTGATGCTGTCGGCCCCGGTCTGTGCCGTTGCCGCCATGCTGCTGGCGCCGGGCACCGGGGCGGCGCTGGGGCGGGTGGCGCTGCCTGCCTGCGCGATGGCCATGGCGCTGGCCTTCGCGCTGCCGGGGCAGTCGGCAACACTCTGGCAGTTCTCGCTCGCCATCGGGCTTTGCGGCGCGGCCACCGGCACGCTGGACGTGCTGATGAACGCGCGCGTCGCGGCGCTGGAGAACGAGCGCGGCCTGCATCTGATGAACCTCTGCCACGCCGCCTACAGCTTCGGCTATGCGGGCGGCGCGCTGGCCACGGGTGCGATGCGCGCGGCGGAGTGGCCGCCGGGGGCGGTGATGTCCGTGGCGGCGCTGGCGGCGGGCCTGCTGGCGCTGGCGACATGGGAACGCGACGGCCGCATCCATGGGCTGACCCGCCCGAAAGGCACCAGCCACGTCCCCCTCGGCCTGCTGCCGGTGATCGGCGGCGGCATCGTGATGATCGCCTTCCTGACCGAGAATGCCGCCGAGAACTGGTCGGCGCTGCATATCGAGCAGACCCTTGGCGGCTCGCCTGCCGAAGGCGCGATGGGCCCGGCGGCGCTGGCCCTGACCATGGGCATTGCCCGCCTTGCGGGGCAGGGCCTGCTGTCGCGGATCGACGCGCTGTGGCTGTTGCGCGGCGGGGCGGTCATCGCGGGCGCCGGGGCGGCGATTGCGGCGCTGGCCACCAGCCCGGCGATGGCCTACGCCGGGTTCATCGTGATGGGCATCGGGTCGTCGGTCATCGCCCCCACGGCGTTTTCGCTGGTCGGCCGCGCCGCCCCGGCCGAGGCCCGCGCCCGTGCCGTGGCCCGCGCCACGCTTCTGGGCTACTTCGGCTATTTCTTCGGCCCGCCGATGCTGGGGTTCCTCGCCGCTGCCTTTGGCCTGCGCGCCGCCTTCGGGTTCGCCGCGCTGGCGCTGCTGGCCGTGATCGCGCTGACCGCCGCGCTGGCCCGAATGCGCGACTAG
- a CDS encoding 50S ribosomal protein L25/general stress protein Ctc, with protein sequence MAGEIPDFHAEVRTGTGKGAARQARREGNVPGIVYGGGVEPLSININYNTLLNRLRKGRFLQTLFNLKVEGQDDVRVICRGVQRDVVKDLPTHVDFMRLRRTSRINLFIHVTFINHEAAPGLKRGGTLTVVRPEVELDVLAGDIPDHITVDLTGKNIGDVIHIQDVVLPEGVVPTIERNFVIANIAAPSGLRSTDNEEAE encoded by the coding sequence ATGGCTGGTGAAATCCCTGATTTTCACGCCGAGGTACGGACGGGGACAGGCAAGGGGGCCGCTCGTCAAGCTCGTCGTGAGGGCAACGTACCCGGTATCGTTTATGGGGGCGGCGTGGAGCCGCTGTCCATCAACATCAACTACAACACGCTCTTGAACCGCCTGCGCAAGGGCCGTTTCCTTCAGACGCTGTTCAACCTCAAGGTCGAAGGCCAGGATGACGTGCGCGTGATCTGCCGCGGCGTCCAGCGCGATGTCGTGAAGGATCTGCCGACGCATGTCGATTTCATGCGCCTGCGCCGCACCTCGCGGATCAACCTGTTCATCCACGTCACCTTCATCAACCACGAAGCGGCCCCCGGGCTGAAGCGTGGCGGCACGCTGACCGTGGTGCGCCCGGAAGTCGAGCTTGACGTGCTGGCGGGCGACATCCCCGATCACATCACGGTCGACCTGACCGGCAAGAACATCGGCGACGTGATCCACATCCAGGATGTGGTGCTGCCCGAAGGTGTGGTGCCGACCATCGAGCGCAACTTCGTGATCGCCAACATCGCGGCCCCGTCGGGCCTGCGGTCGACCGACAACGAAGAAGCCGAGTAA
- a CDS encoding FkbM family methyltransferase — protein MADYTINGVDLRIPDALMTGQLDAAMAGGKYEHTEADALLRHLRRGDRFLDLGAGAGYLASLAAGRTGAAVAGVEAGPDMAPVAQANLARNGAAGEIVWGAVVADDFGAGTVTFTVRRSFWASSLVPPPDARHTREVEVPALRIADLLARFAPTVLSVDVEGGELALFDNGLPPAVRLVMMELHPSVYGAAGVKRIFDALSATGLTYCPTGSRGATVVLERAH, from the coding sequence GTGGCGGATTACACGATCAACGGGGTGGACCTGCGCATCCCCGACGCGCTGATGACCGGCCAGCTTGATGCCGCAATGGCGGGCGGCAAGTATGAACATACCGAGGCCGACGCCCTGCTGCGCCACCTGCGGCGCGGCGACCGGTTTCTCGATCTGGGGGCGGGGGCGGGGTATCTGGCCTCGCTGGCCGCCGGGCGCACCGGCGCGGCGGTGGCGGGGGTCGAGGCGGGGCCCGACATGGCGCCGGTGGCCCAGGCCAACCTGGCCCGCAACGGGGCCGCGGGCGAGATCGTCTGGGGCGCGGTGGTGGCCGACGACTTCGGCGCCGGAACGGTCACCTTCACCGTGCGCCGGTCGTTCTGGGCCTCGTCGCTGGTGCCGCCGCCCGATGCCCGGCACACACGCGAGGTCGAGGTGCCCGCGCTCCGCATCGCGGACCTGCTGGCGCGCTTTGCGCCGACGGTGCTGAGCGTCGATGTCGAGGGCGGCGAACTGGCGTTGTTCGACAATGGCCTGCCGCCTGCCGTCCGGCTGGTGATGATGGAACTTCATCCGTCGGTCTATGGTGCGGCGGGGGTGAAGCGCATCTTCGACGCGCTGTCGGCCACCGGCCTGACCTATTGCCCCACGGGGTCGCGCGGCGCGACGGTCGTGCTGGAACGCGCACACTGA
- the pth gene encoding aminoacyl-tRNA hydrolase yields MKLFVGLGNPGAKYAGNRHNIGYMAVDRIAADHGFGPWRRAFKGLVADGRLGDEKVVLLKPETFMNLSGEAVQQAVQFYKLTPAEITVFHDELDLAPGRTRVKQGGGHAGHNGLRSIHAHVGEAYGRVRLGIGHPGHKDAVAHYVLSDFAKAEAAAFDDLLRGISDGAVALAAGDGVGFLNSVAQRTAPPRSSTRPAPAAPAPTPPEPEAETRTPMQKLLDRFR; encoded by the coding sequence GTGAAACTGTTCGTGGGCCTTGGCAATCCCGGCGCGAAATACGCGGGCAACCGGCACAACATCGGCTACATGGCAGTGGACCGGATCGCGGCGGATCACGGTTTCGGGCCATGGCGGCGGGCGTTCAAGGGTCTGGTGGCCGACGGGCGGCTGGGCGACGAGAAGGTGGTGCTGCTGAAGCCCGAAACCTTCATGAACCTGTCGGGCGAGGCGGTGCAGCAGGCGGTGCAGTTCTACAAGCTGACCCCCGCCGAGATCACCGTGTTCCATGACGAGCTAGACCTTGCCCCCGGCCGCACCCGCGTCAAGCAGGGCGGCGGACATGCCGGGCACAACGGACTGCGCTCGATCCATGCCCATGTCGGCGAGGCTTACGGGCGGGTCCGGCTGGGCATCGGGCATCCCGGCCACAAGGACGCGGTGGCGCATTATGTGCTGAGCGATTTTGCCAAGGCCGAAGCGGCCGCCTTCGACGACCTGCTGCGCGGCATTTCCGACGGGGCGGTGGCATTGGCGGCGGGCGATGGGGTCGGGTTTCTCAATTCGGTCGCACAGCGCACCGCCCCGCCCCGGTCCTCGACGCGCCCCGCCCCGGCCGCCCCGGCCCCGACGCCGCCTGAACCCGAAGCGGAAACCCGCACCCCGATGCAGAAACTGCTGGACCGTTTCAGATGA
- a CDS encoding DUF2332 family protein, protein MTEAVRAAFRDQATACAALGSPQTARLLAGLADAMTGDTAVAARVLGWPGDPSWRGESVALRLAGGLHALVLGGQDGALAAAYADPAAVSDRQLVAVAQAAMARHEAFLLRWIDSAPQTNEVRRSAVLIAAGNWLAARVGLPLVLSELGASAGLNLIWDRYRLTVPGGEMGPPDAALHLAPDWHGQAPVICPPVVAARAGVDLNPLDPGSDRLRILSYVWPDQADRLARTAQAAGMAAGLGVHPARGDAVDWLATRLQVPLPGRLHLVFHTIAWQYFTAQAQARGLAMLEAAGTRAAADTPLAHLAMEADGHPDGAAVTLRLWPGGDTIPLGRADFHGRWVDWRAPAA, encoded by the coding sequence ATGACCGAGGCGGTCCGCGCAGCCTTCCGCGACCAGGCAACGGCCTGCGCGGCTCTCGGCTCGCCGCAGACCGCCCGGCTGCTGGCGGGGCTGGCGGATGCGATGACCGGCGACACGGCCGTGGCGGCACGGGTGCTGGGCTGGCCGGGCGATCCCTCGTGGCGCGGCGAGTCAGTCGCGCTGCGGCTGGCCGGCGGGCTTCATGCGCTGGTGCTGGGCGGGCAGGATGGGGCGCTTGCTGCCGCCTATGCCGACCCGGCGGCGGTATCGGACCGGCAGCTTGTTGCAGTGGCTCAGGCCGCAATGGCGCGGCACGAAGCCTTCCTGCTGCGCTGGATCGACTCGGCACCCCAGACCAACGAGGTGCGCCGCTCTGCGGTGCTGATCGCGGCGGGGAACTGGCTGGCCGCGCGGGTCGGCCTGCCGCTGGTGCTTTCGGAACTGGGGGCGAGCGCGGGGCTGAACCTGATCTGGGACCGGTATCGCCTGACGGTTCCGGGCGGCGAGATGGGGCCACCCGACGCCGCCCTGCATCTTGCGCCCGACTGGCACGGGCAAGCCCCGGTGATCTGCCCGCCCGTCGTGGCCGCACGCGCGGGGGTGGACCTGAATCCGCTCGACCCGGGCTCGGACCGGCTGCGCATCCTGTCCTACGTCTGGCCCGATCAGGCCGACCGGCTGGCGCGCACCGCGCAGGCGGCAGGCATGGCGGCGGGGCTGGGCGTGCATCCGGCACGCGGCGACGCGGTGGACTGGCTTGCCACCCGGCTGCAAGTGCCGCTTCCCGGCCGGTTGCATCTGGTGTTCCACACCATCGCCTGGCAGTATTTCACCGCCCAGGCGCAGGCGCGCGGGCTGGCGATGCTGGAGGCGGCAGGCACGCGGGCTGCGGCCGACACCCCGCTGGCCCATCTGGCAATGGAGGCCGATGGGCACCCCGATGGCGCGGCCGTCACGCTGCGGCTCTGGCCGGGGGGCGACACCATTCCGCTGGGCCGGGCGGATTTTCATGGCCGCTGGGTGGACTGGCGGGCCCCCGCCGCGTGA
- a CDS encoding DUF2237 domain-containing protein, with protein MKDASLNVLGTALAECSTDPLTGFFRNGCCDTGPMDRGLHTVCARMTAEFLALSKYLGNDLSTPRPEYGFKGLKPGDQWCLCATRFVQAHDEGAAPQVRLAATHVRTLDVVPLEILQLYAAD; from the coding sequence ATGAAGGACGCATCGCTGAACGTGCTGGGCACCGCGCTGGCGGAATGTTCGACCGACCCGCTGACGGGCTTCTTCCGCAACGGCTGCTGCGACACCGGCCCGATGGACCGGGGCCTGCACACGGTCTGCGCCCGCATGACGGCCGAGTTTCTGGCCCTGTCGAAATACCTCGGCAACGACCTGTCCACTCCGCGCCCGGAATACGGCTTCAAGGGGCTGAAGCCGGGCGATCAGTGGTGCCTGTGCGCCACGCGCTTCGTGCAGGCGCATGACGAGGGGGCAGCGCCACAAGTCCGGCTGGCCGCGACGCATGTCCGCACGCTGGACGTGGTGCCGCTGGAGATCCTTCAGCTTTACGCCGCCGACTGA